From the unidentified bacterial endosymbiont genome, one window contains:
- the yjdI gene encoding 4Fe-4S mono-cluster protein YjdI, translating to MDKELLDAGYRAYTGEKIDVYFNTGICKHSGNCVRGSAKLFNLKRKPWIVADEVDVETVVRVIDTCPSGALKYRQK from the coding sequence ACGCGGGTTACCGGGCCTACACCGGGGAAAAAATAGACGTCTACTTCAACACGGGGATCTGCAAGCATTCAGGAAACTGTGTACGCGGCAGCGCAAAGCTGTTCAACCTGAAACGCAAACCCTGGATAGTTGCGGATGAAGTGGATGTTGAAACGGTTGTACGTGTGATTGATACCTGCCCAAGCGGTGCGCTGAAGTATCGCCAAAAATAA
- a CDS encoding GNAT family N-acetyltransferase, protein MDILEGHNAFYVNDADGKQVAEIVFVPTGEHLSIIEHTDVDESLKGQGVGKQLVAKVVEKMRAEKRKIIPLCPFAKHEFDNTREYDDIRA, encoded by the coding sequence ATGGATATTCTTGAAGGCCATAACGCGTTTTATGTCAACGATGCAGACGGAAAGCAGGTCGCGGAGATTGTCTTCGTGCCGACCGGCGAACATCTGAGCATTATTGAACACACCGATGTCGACGAGAGCCTGAAAGGGCAGGGTGTCGGCAAGCAGCTGGTGGCGAAAGTAGTAGAAAAAATGCGTGCTGAAAAGCGTAAAATTATCCCGCTGTGCCCGTTTGCGAAGCACGAGTTTGATAATACGCGGGAATATGACGATATTCGTGCGTAA
- a CDS encoding amino acid permease, with translation MSKIWTKEETLWSFALYGTAVGAGTLFLPIQLGSAGAIVLLITALVAYPLTYWPHRALAHFILSSKTKGNDGITGAVTHYYGKKIGNLITTLYFVAFFVVVLIYAVAITNSFTEQLAKRMTVDTSVRMLVSFAVVLVLNLIFLTGRHITIKVMGFLVFPLIAYFLFVSLYLTGSWQPSLLTSQMAFDQHTLHQVWISIPVMVFAFSHTPIISTFAVDRREKYGDAAMGKCKKIMKVAYLIICLSVLFFVFSCLLSIPPSYIVAAKEEGVTILSALSMMPSSPAWLGISGIIVAIIAMSKSFLGTYFGVIEGATEIVKTLLNQAGVKKSRAFNRAISILGVSLITFIVCCINPNAISMIYAISGPLIAMILFIMPTLSTYLIPSLKPYRSIGNLLTLIVGVLCVSVMFVG, from the coding sequence ATGTCGAAAATTTGGACTAAAGAAGAGACTCTCTGGAGTTTCGCCCTCTATGGCACCGCCGTGGGCGCAGGAACGCTGTTCTTGCCCATACAACTTGGCTCTGCAGGCGCGATTGTCCTGCTAATTACCGCCCTTGTGGCCTACCCTTTAACCTATTGGCCGCACAGGGCCCTGGCGCACTTTATTCTGTCGTCGAAAACCAAAGGTAACGATGGGATCACTGGCGCGGTCACTCACTACTACGGTAAGAAGATCGGTAATCTGATCACCACGCTCTATTTCGTCGCCTTTTTTGTGGTGGTGTTGATCTACGCGGTGGCGATCACCAACTCATTTACCGAACAGCTGGCGAAGCGCATGACGGTGGATACCAGCGTACGCATGCTGGTCAGTTTCGCCGTGGTGCTGGTGCTGAATCTGATCTTCCTGACGGGACGTCATATCACCATTAAGGTGATGGGATTTTTGGTATTTCCGCTGATCGCCTATTTCCTGTTTGTCTCGCTGTATCTGACCGGAAGCTGGCAGCCGTCGCTGCTCACCAGCCAGATGGCCTTCGACCAGCATACGTTACACCAGGTGTGGATTTCGATTCCGGTGATGGTTTTTGCTTTTAGCCATACCCCAATTATCTCGACGTTTGCCGTCGATCGTCGCGAGAAATACGGTGACGCTGCCATGGGTAAATGCAAAAAAATCATGAAGGTGGCGTACCTGATCATCTGCCTGAGCGTTCTGTTCTTTGTGTTCAGTTGTCTGCTCTCTATTCCGCCGTCGTACATTGTGGCCGCGAAAGAGGAAGGGGTAACTATCCTGTCAGCGCTGTCGATGATGCCCTCGTCCCCGGCATGGCTGGGCATTTCAGGGATTATCGTGGCGATTATTGCGATGTCGAAATCGTTTCTCGGCACCTACTTTGGCGTAATAGAGGGGGCAACGGAGATTGTAAAGACGTTGCTTAACCAGGCAGGCGTGAAGAAGAGCCGCGCATTTAACCGCGCAATTTCGATTCTGGGCGTGTCGCTGATCACCTTTATCGTCTGCTGCATTAATCCGAATGCGATTTCGATGATTTACGCCATCAGCGGGCCACTTATCGCTATGATTCTGTTCATCATGCCGACGCTGTCAACGTACCTGATCCCATCCCTAAAACCGTACCGTTCTATCGGCAATCTTTTGACGTTAATCGTCGGGGTGCTGTGCGTGTCGGTAATGTTTGTAGGATAA
- a CDS encoding multidrug/biocide efflux PACE transporter, producing the protein MQHQDALQRKLPERIFHAVCFEGIATAILAPTAAVLMQRSVVEMGGLTIILATTAMLWNIIYNFGFDRFWPVQRVKRTAKVRALHALGFECGFIAIGVTIVAAILGVTLLQAFTLEIGFFLFFLPYTMFYNWAYDTLREKIIKRRQQRRALAR; encoded by the coding sequence ATGCAACATCAGGATGCACTCCAACGTAAACTGCCGGAGCGGATCTTCCATGCTGTCTGCTTTGAAGGGATAGCCACGGCGATCCTCGCCCCAACGGCGGCGGTATTAATGCAGCGCTCGGTGGTTGAGATGGGCGGATTAACGATAATTCTGGCCACCACGGCCATGCTGTGGAACATCATCTATAACTTCGGCTTTGACCGTTTCTGGCCCGTCCAGCGAGTAAAACGCACCGCCAAAGTACGCGCCCTGCACGCGCTGGGGTTCGAATGCGGGTTTATTGCGATCGGCGTGACGATTGTCGCCGCCATACTGGGCGTCACCCTGCTTCAGGCATTTACGCTGGAAATTGGGTTTTTCCTCTTCTTTCTGCCGTACACCATGTTCTACAACTGGGCATACGACACCCTGCGCGAAAAAATTATTAAGCGCCGCCAGCAACGACGCGCCCTGGCAAGGTAA
- a CDS encoding LysR family transcriptional regulator has product MRYSPEALTAFVETVAAGSFSAAARRLRKSQSTISTAIANLEADLGFELFDRSARQPVLTVQGEQVLGYVQSILAASARLDELAVSLTAQTEARLTFVLSDTLNPDVLEELLKQFDQRFPHTEFECLIGEEEDVIDLLQKERAQIGLTEARGGYPTDIGATRLPVQTRMAIYVSADHPLTGQHETQADELHGWRELRLSTYLEREATLARGPVWSAPNYLLLLSMAVQGFGWCVLPCALVDEFAAAKSLVQLKVPGWPRAIGIDLLWNKRSPPGVAGSWLRQYLQDAR; this is encoded by the coding sequence ATGCGCTATTCACCCGAAGCCCTCACCGCGTTTGTCGAGACCGTTGCGGCCGGTTCCTTTTCCGCTGCCGCACGCCGCCTGCGTAAAAGCCAGTCGACCATCAGTACCGCGATTGCAAATCTCGAAGCCGATCTGGGGTTTGAGCTTTTTGATCGTTCTGCGCGCCAGCCGGTACTTACCGTGCAGGGGGAGCAGGTGCTGGGATACGTGCAGTCGATCCTCGCCGCCAGCGCCCGGCTCGATGAACTTGCCGTGTCATTAACGGCGCAAACCGAAGCGCGTCTGACGTTTGTACTTTCTGATACGCTTAACCCGGACGTGCTGGAAGAGTTGTTAAAGCAGTTCGACCAGCGTTTCCCTCATACCGAATTTGAATGTTTGATAGGCGAAGAGGAGGACGTTATCGATCTGCTGCAGAAGGAGCGGGCGCAGATTGGGCTGACGGAGGCTCGCGGCGGTTATCCGACCGATATTGGCGCCACCCGGCTGCCAGTACAAACCCGTATGGCAATTTATGTCAGTGCGGATCACCCTCTGACCGGGCAACACGAAACCCAGGCGGATGAGCTGCACGGCTGGCGTGAGCTGAGGCTGAGCACGTATCTTGAACGTGAGGCCACGCTTGCGCGGGGGCCGGTCTGGTCAGCGCCTAATTACCTGTTACTCCTGAGTATGGCCGTGCAGGGATTTGGCTGGTGCGTATTACCCTGCGCGCTGGTGGACGAATTCGCCGCGGCGAAATCGCTGGTGCAACTGAAAGTTCCAGGCTGGCCGCGCGCGATCGGCATCGATCTGCTGTGGAATAAACGATCGCCCCCCGGCGTCGCCGGAAGCTGGCTGCGGCAGTATCTTCAGGATGCGCGCTAA
- a CDS encoding acetyl-CoA C-acetyltransferase — translation MKDVVIVGALRTAIGCFQGALARHSAVDLGSVVVKALVERSGIAAHEIDEVILGQVLTAGAGQNPARQAALKGGLPNTVSAITINDVCGSGLKALHLATQAIQCGEADVVIAGGQENMSRAPHVLTDSRTGAQLGNSQLLDSLVHDGLWDAFNDYHMGVTAENLAREYGISRELQDAWALSSQQKARAAIDSGRFRDEIVPVCALRQNGEAVTVDTDEQPRTDASAEGLAKLDPAFEALGSVTAGNASSINDGAAAVMMMSESKALELGLPVLARIKAFASVGVDPALMGIAPVYATRRCLERAGWQLSDVDLIEVNEAFAAQAISVGKMLEWDPQRVNVNGGAIALGHPIGASGCRILVSLVHEMKKRNVRKGIATLCIGGGQGVALAIER, via the coding sequence ATGAAAGATGTCGTTATAGTGGGTGCGTTGCGTACAGCTATCGGCTGTTTTCAGGGCGCGCTGGCGCGCCACTCGGCTGTTGATCTGGGTAGCGTGGTGGTTAAAGCGCTGGTGGAACGTAGCGGGATCGCAGCACATGAAATCGACGAGGTGATCCTGGGCCAGGTGCTGACGGCAGGCGCCGGACAAAACCCTGCCCGCCAGGCGGCGTTAAAAGGCGGTCTGCCTAACACTGTATCGGCTATTACCATCAACGACGTCTGTGGATCGGGTTTAAAGGCGCTGCATCTTGCTACTCAGGCCATTCAGTGTGGCGAGGCAGATGTCGTGATTGCTGGCGGGCAAGAGAACATGAGCCGTGCGCCGCATGTGCTGACCGACAGCCGTACCGGCGCGCAGCTGGGAAATAGCCAACTGCTCGACAGCCTGGTTCACGATGGCCTGTGGGATGCCTTCAATGACTACCATATGGGCGTAACGGCGGAAAACCTGGCGCGTGAGTACGGCATCAGCCGTGAATTGCAGGACGCCTGGGCGCTCAGCTCACAGCAAAAAGCGCGCGCCGCGATTGACTCCGGGCGTTTTCGCGACGAAATTGTGCCGGTCTGCGCTTTGCGTCAGAACGGTGAGGCTGTCACTGTAGACACCGATGAACAGCCGCGCACCGATGCCAGCGCAGAAGGTCTGGCTAAACTCGACCCGGCGTTTGAAGCGCTGGGGTCGGTCACGGCGGGGAATGCCTCTTCGATTAATGACGGCGCAGCCGCCGTGATGATGATGAGTGAAAGTAAAGCCCTTGAGCTGGGCCTTCCCGTGCTGGCACGTATTAAGGCCTTTGCCAGCGTGGGGGTTGATCCCGCGCTGATGGGAATTGCTCCGGTCTATGCGACCCGCCGCTGTCTGGAGCGGGCGGGCTGGCAACTGTCTGATGTCGATCTGATTGAAGTCAACGAAGCCTTTGCCGCGCAGGCGATCTCGGTCGGCAAAATGCTGGAGTGGGATCCGCAGCGGGTCAATGTGAACGGCGGTGCGATTGCGCTCGGCCATCCTATCGGCGCTTCCGGCTGCCGAATTCTGGTGTCGCTGGTCCACGAAATGAAAAAACGTAACGTTCGAAAGGGGATTGCCACACTCTGTATCGGCGGCGGTCAAGGCGTGGCGCTGGCGATTGAACGCTAA
- a CDS encoding oligogalacturonate-specific porin KdgM family protein, whose product MFKTSLALVSLIGASFAAHAVTIDLRHEYIDNGSNADRVSVSHRFANGLGFSVEAKWKSGGDKADQPFADVVGNGHEDQISWRWKATDNIALMPALTLESNDSRTIYKPNLHAQYSFNNGFYVAARYRYEYTRYPSSSNKEDDKVNRGDAWVGWVLGDWRTELNYVYAKSSEGTIRNNNKDYSNEYNAKLAYKWDKNWAPYVEVGNVGVKETDERQTRFRLGVAYSF is encoded by the coding sequence ATGTTTAAGACATCTCTGGCTCTGGTATCTCTTATTGGCGCATCTTTCGCAGCCCATGCTGTCACTATCGACCTGCGTCATGAATACATCGATAACGGCTCGAACGCAGACCGCGTCTCGGTCTCGCACCGCTTTGCTAACGGCCTGGGTTTTTCTGTGGAAGCGAAATGGAAATCAGGCGGCGATAAAGCCGATCAGCCGTTTGCAGATGTGGTGGGTAATGGCCACGAAGACCAGATTAGCTGGCGCTGGAAGGCCACGGACAATATTGCATTGATGCCAGCATTAACGCTTGAAAGTAATGACAGTCGCACCATTTATAAACCGAACCTGCACGCGCAATATAGCTTTAATAATGGTTTCTACGTAGCAGCGCGTTACCGTTATGAATATACCCGCTACCCGTCAAGCTCGAATAAAGAAGATGATAAAGTCAACCGCGGTGACGCGTGGGTAGGTTGGGTATTAGGTGACTGGCGTACCGAGTTAAACTACGTATACGCGAAAAGTTCAGAAGGAACGATCCGTAATAACAACAAAGATTATTCTAACGAATATAACGCCAAACTGGCCTATAAATGGGATAAAAACTGGGCGCCGTATGTTGAAGTGGGTAACGTCGGCGTGAAAGAAACCGATGAACGCCAGACCCGTTTCCGGTTAGGCGTTGCATACTCCTTCTGA
- a CDS encoding oligogalacturonate lyase family protein, translating to MAKGMRVKLNYEVSRDPDTGVEVTRLTPPEVTCHRNYFYQKCFFNDGSHLLFAGEFDGHWNYYLLDLKNAQAVQLTEGAGDNTFGGFLSPDDKSFYYVKNDRTLLEVDLQTLVEREVYRVSDEWVGYGTWVANSDCTKLVGIEIAKSDWTPLNDWKIFHDFFHKGPHCRLLRVDLKTGASSTIHEEKNWLGHPIYRPFDDQTVAFCHEGPHDLVDARMWLVNEDGSNVRKVKDHAEGESCTHEFWVPNGSALVYVSYLKGQQGRTISRFNPDTGLNETLMQMPACSHLMSNFDGTLLVGDGSGTPVDVKDTRGYTIDNDPYLYAFDVAKKSWFCIARHDTSWATVANSRQVTHPHPSFTPDEKAVLYSSDKDGKPALYIAKLPEQPDMFHA from the coding sequence ATGGCTAAAGGTATGCGGGTTAAGCTGAACTATGAGGTCAGCCGCGATCCGGATACAGGCGTGGAAGTCACCCGCCTGACCCCGCCGGAAGTCACCTGCCATCGCAACTACTTCTACCAGAAATGCTTTTTTAACGATGGCAGCCACCTGCTGTTCGCGGGAGAGTTCGACGGTCACTGGAACTATTACCTGCTGGATCTAAAGAACGCACAAGCCGTGCAGTTAACCGAAGGCGCTGGCGATAATACCTTTGGCGGATTCCTCTCTCCGGATGATAAATCCTTCTACTATGTGAAAAACGATCGCACGCTGCTGGAGGTGGATTTACAGACTCTGGTCGAACGCGAAGTCTATCGCGTCTCTGATGAGTGGGTGGGTTACGGGACCTGGGTTGCCAATAGCGACTGCACCAAGCTGGTCGGCATCGAAATTGCGAAAAGTGACTGGACGCCGCTAAACGACTGGAAAATTTTCCACGACTTTTTCCACAAAGGGCCGCACTGCCGTCTGCTGCGTGTCGATCTCAAAACGGGTGCCAGCTCAACTATCCACGAAGAGAAAAACTGGCTGGGTCATCCTATCTATCGTCCATTTGACGACCAGACCGTGGCGTTCTGCCATGAAGGACCACACGATCTTGTCGATGCCCGCATGTGGCTGGTCAACGAAGACGGCAGTAACGTGCGCAAAGTGAAGGACCATGCGGAAGGTGAAAGCTGCACGCACGAGTTCTGGGTGCCGAATGGCTCTGCGCTGGTGTATGTCTCCTACCTGAAAGGTCAGCAGGGTCGCACCATTTCCCGCTTTAATCCGGATACCGGTCTTAACGAGACGTTGATGCAAATGCCGGCCTGTTCGCATCTGATGAGTAACTTTGACGGCACGCTGCTGGTGGGCGACGGCTCCGGGACGCCGGTTGATGTAAAAGATACCCGCGGTTACACCATCGATAACGATCCGTATCTGTATGCCTTTGACGTGGCGAAAAAATCCTGGTTTTGCATCGCGCGTCATGATACCTCCTGGGCGACGGTCGCCAACAGCCGCCAGGTTACGCATCCTCATCCCTCCTTTACTCCGGATGAGAAAGCGGTTCTGTACAGTTCCGATAAAGACGGCAAACCGGCCCTCTATATCGCGAAACTCCCCGAGCAACCCGACATGTTTCATGCATGA
- the kduI gene encoding 5-dehydro-4-deoxy-D-glucuronate isomerase: MEVRQSIHSAHAKMLDTQGLRNEFLVEQVFDADKYTMVYSHIDRIIVGGIMPVAKTVCVGGEVGKQLGVSYFLERRELGVINIGGPGTVTVDGQCYEIGHRDALYVGKGAKEVVFASIDASQPAKFYYNCAPAHTTYPTKKVTPADVSPVTLGDNLTSNRRTINKYFVPDVLETCQLSMGLTELAPGNLWNTMPCHTHERRMEVYFYFNMDEDACVFHMMGQPQETRHIVMHNEQAVISPSWSIHSGVGTKAYTFIWGMVGENQVFDDMDHVAVKDLR; the protein is encoded by the coding sequence GTGGAGGTCAGACAAAGCATCCACAGTGCGCACGCCAAAATGCTGGATACTCAGGGGCTGCGTAATGAGTTTTTAGTCGAGCAGGTGTTCGACGCCGACAAATACACCATGGTTTACAGCCACATTGACCGCATCATTGTGGGCGGAATTATGCCGGTGGCAAAAACCGTCTGTGTAGGCGGTGAAGTGGGTAAACAACTGGGCGTGAGCTATTTCCTGGAACGACGCGAGCTGGGTGTCATCAACATAGGCGGTCCTGGCACTGTTACCGTGGACGGGCAGTGCTACGAAATCGGCCATCGCGATGCGTTATATGTGGGAAAAGGCGCTAAAGAGGTGGTTTTTGCCAGCATCGACGCCAGCCAACCGGCGAAGTTCTACTATAACTGCGCGCCAGCACACACCACCTATCCCACCAAAAAAGTGACGCCAGCAGACGTTTCCCCCGTGACGTTAGGTGACAACCTCACCAGCAATCGTCGTACCATCAATAAATATTTTGTTCCGGATGTGCTGGAGACGTGCCAGCTCAGCATGGGGCTGACCGAGCTGGCCCCGGGCAACCTGTGGAACACCATGCCGTGCCACACCCACGAGCGCCGCATGGAAGTCTATTTCTACTTCAACATGGATGAGGACGCCTGCGTGTTCCACATGATGGGGCAGCCGCAGGAAACCCGCCATATCGTGATGCACAACGAGCAGGCGGTAATTTCTCCGAGCTGGTCTATCCATTCAGGCGTCGGTACCAAAGCCTATACCTTTATCTGGGGTATGGTCGGTGAAAACCAGGTCTTTGATGACATGGACCACGTCGCGGTTAAAGATCTGCGCTAG
- the kduD gene encoding 2-dehydro-3-deoxy-D-gluconate 5-dehydrogenase KduD, with protein MILDTFSLQGKVAVVSGCDTGLGQGMALGLAEAGCDIVGINIVEPTETIERVTALGRRFLSLTADLRKIDAIPELLDRAVAEFGHIDILVNNAGLIRREDAINFSERDWDDVMNLNIKSVFFMSQAAAKHFIAQGKGGKIINIASMLSFQGGIRVPSYTASKSAVMGVTRLLANEWAQHNINVNAIAPGYMATNNTQQLRADEERSAAILERIPAGRWGLPSDLMGPIVFLASPASDYVNGYTVAVDGGWLAR; from the coding sequence ATGATTCTGGATACATTTTCTCTGCAAGGCAAAGTGGCTGTCGTTTCCGGTTGTGATACCGGTCTGGGCCAGGGCATGGCGTTGGGTCTGGCGGAAGCGGGCTGCGATATCGTCGGCATTAACATTGTTGAACCTACTGAAACCATTGAGCGCGTAACCGCACTGGGCCGCCGTTTCCTGAGCCTGACCGCTGACCTGCGTAAAATCGATGCTATCCCAGAGCTGCTGGATCGCGCGGTGGCGGAGTTCGGCCATATCGATATTCTGGTTAACAACGCCGGTTTGATCCGCCGTGAAGACGCTATTAACTTCAGCGAGCGTGACTGGGACGACGTTATGAACCTGAACATCAAGAGCGTGTTCTTTATGTCCCAGGCCGCGGCGAAGCACTTCATCGCTCAGGGTAAAGGCGGCAAGATCATTAACATCGCGTCTATGCTCTCCTTCCAGGGCGGCATCCGCGTTCCGTCTTACACCGCATCAAAAAGCGCGGTGATGGGCGTAACCCGTCTGCTGGCGAACGAATGGGCGCAGCACAACATCAACGTCAACGCGATTGCGCCGGGGTACATGGCGACCAACAATACTCAGCAATTGCGTGCTGATGAAGAACGCAGCGCCGCCATTCTTGAGCGTATCCCGGCGGGGCGTTGGGGTCTGCCGAGCGACCTGATGGGGCCGATTGTGTTCCTGGCATCGCCTGCATCTGACTACGTCAACGGCTACACCGTGGCGGTTGACGGCGGCTGGCTGGCGCGCTAG
- the araE gene encoding arabinose-proton symporter AraE, whose translation MTSINDSTLMPRALRDTRRMNQFVSISAAVAGLLFGLDIGVIAGALPFITDHFTLSNRLQEWVVSSMMLGAAIGALFNGWLSFRLGRKYSLMVGAILFVAGSVGSACASNVEVLLLSRVLLGVAVGIASYTAPLYLSEMASENVRGKMISMYQLMVTLGIVLAFLSDTYFSYSGNWRAMLGVLALPALLLIVLVIFLPNSPRWLAQKGRHVEAEEVLRMLRDTSEKAREELNEIRESLKLKQGGWTLFKINRNVRRAVFLGMLLQAMQQFTGMNIIMYYAPRIFKMAGFTTTEQQMIATLVVGLTFMFATFIAVFTVDKAGRKPALKIGFSVMAIGTLILGYCLMQFDNGTASSGLSWLSVGMTMMCIAGYAMSAAPVVWILCSEIQPLKCRDFGITCSTTTNWVSNMIIGATFLTLLDSIGAAGTFWLYTVLNVAFIGVTFWLIPETKGVTLEHIERKLMAGEKLRDIGV comes from the coding sequence ATGACATCTATAAATGATTCTACCCTCATGCCCCGCGCATTGCGCGATACCCGCCGTATGAACCAGTTTGTCTCTATCTCGGCCGCCGTCGCCGGTTTATTGTTCGGTCTGGATATCGGCGTCATTGCCGGGGCGCTACCGTTCATTACCGATCACTTTACGTTGAGTAACCGCCTGCAGGAGTGGGTGGTGAGCAGCATGATGCTCGGGGCGGCCATTGGTGCGCTGTTCAACGGCTGGCTCTCGTTCCGCCTCGGGCGCAAATACAGCCTGATGGTGGGCGCTATCCTTTTTGTCGCAGGCTCGGTTGGTTCTGCGTGTGCCAGCAACGTTGAAGTATTATTGCTTTCCCGCGTGCTGCTCGGTGTGGCGGTGGGGATAGCCTCCTATACCGCACCGTTATATCTCTCCGAAATGGCGAGCGAGAATGTGCGTGGCAAGATGATCAGTATGTATCAACTGATGGTGACGCTCGGCATCGTGCTGGCGTTTTTATCCGATACCTATTTTAGCTACAGCGGCAACTGGCGGGCGATGCTTGGCGTGCTGGCGCTGCCCGCGCTGTTGCTGATTGTGCTGGTGATTTTTCTGCCGAACAGCCCGCGTTGGCTGGCGCAAAAGGGCCGTCACGTTGAAGCGGAAGAGGTGCTGCGTATGCTGCGCGATACTTCGGAAAAAGCGCGTGAAGAACTGAACGAAATCCGTGAAAGCCTTAAGCTGAAGCAGGGCGGCTGGACGCTGTTTAAGATCAACCGCAATGTGCGTCGTGCGGTATTCCTCGGCATGTTGCTACAGGCGATGCAGCAGTTTACCGGCATGAACATCATCATGTATTACGCCCCGCGCATCTTCAAAATGGCCGGATTTACCACCACCGAACAGCAGATGATCGCCACGCTGGTGGTTGGGCTAACCTTTATGTTCGCCACCTTTATTGCCGTGTTTACCGTGGATAAAGCCGGACGCAAACCCGCATTGAAGATTGGCTTTAGCGTGATGGCAATCGGTACGCTGATCCTCGGCTACTGCCTGATGCAGTTTGATAACGGTACGGCATCAAGCGGGCTGTCATGGCTCTCTGTCGGCATGACTATGATGTGTATCGCTGGCTATGCAATGAGCGCAGCGCCGGTGGTATGGATCTTGTGCTCTGAAATTCAGCCGCTGAAATGCCGTGACTTCGGCATTACCTGTTCCACCACCACTAACTGGGTGTCAAACATGATAATTGGCGCGACCTTCCTGACGCTGCTGGATTCGATTGGCGCAGCCGGAACATTCTGGCTCTACACGGTGCTAAACGTGGCGTTCATCGGCGTGACATTCTGGCTTATTCCAGAAACTAAAGGCGTGACGCTGGAACATATTGAACGCAAGCTGATGGCAGGGGAGAAGTTAAGGGACATTGGTGTGTAG
- a CDS encoding ABC transporter substrate-binding protein → MKKVLLSAAISATLSLTALPSMAQNVDLRMSWWGGNGRHQVTLKALEEFHKQNPDINVKAEYTGWDGHLSRLTTQIAGGTEPDVMQTNWNWLPIFSKTGDGFYDLNKMKDVIDLTQFDAKELQSTTVNGKLNGIPISVTARVFYFNDETWIKAGIEYPKTWDELMAAGKTFESKLGKQYYPVVLEHQDTLALLNSYMIQKYNIPAVDEKSKKFAYSKAQWVEFFQTYKKLVDSHVMPDTKYYASFGKSNMYEMKPWIQGEWGGTYMWNSTINKYSDNLKPPAKLELGNYPMLPGATDAGLFFKPAQMLSIGKSTKNPEAAARLINFLLNSKEGVDSLGLERGVPLSKAAVQFLTQDGTIKENDPSVAGLRLAQSLPAKLSVSPYFDDPQIVAQFGTSLQYIDYGQKTVEEAAVDFQRQAERILKRAMR, encoded by the coding sequence ATGAAAAAAGTGCTCTTAAGCGCAGCAATCTCCGCGACCCTTAGCCTCACCGCTTTGCCATCGATGGCGCAAAATGTTGATTTACGTATGTCCTGGTGGGGCGGTAACGGTCGTCACCAGGTGACGCTGAAAGCATTGGAAGAGTTCCATAAGCAGAATCCTGATATCAACGTGAAGGCGGAATATACCGGCTGGGATGGTCATCTCTCTCGCCTGACCACCCAGATTGCGGGCGGTACTGAGCCAGACGTGATGCAGACCAACTGGAACTGGCTGCCCATCTTCTCGAAAACCGGTGATGGCTTCTACGATTTGAATAAAATGAAGGACGTGATCGACCTGACTCAGTTCGATGCAAAAGAGCTGCAATCCACTACCGTTAACGGCAAGCTGAACGGCATTCCGATCTCCGTGACCGCGCGCGTCTTCTACTTCAACGACGAGACCTGGATAAAAGCGGGCATCGAATACCCGAAAACCTGGGACGAGCTAATGGCTGCGGGCAAGACGTTCGAAAGCAAGCTCGGCAAACAGTATTATCCGGTGGTTCTGGAACACCAGGATACGCTGGCGCTGCTGAACTCGTACATGATTCAGAAGTACAACATCCCTGCCGTAGACGAAAAGAGCAAAAAATTCGCCTACAGTAAAGCGCAGTGGGTGGAGTTCTTCCAGACTTACAAAAAGCTGGTGGATAGCCACGTTATGCCTGACACCAAATACTATGCATCATTTGGCAAAAGCAACATGTATGAGATGAAGCCGTGGATCCAGGGCGAATGGGGCGGCACTTACATGTGGAATTCCACCATCAATAAATATTCTGACAACCTTAAGCCACCGGCGAAACTGGAACTGGGTAACTACCCGATGTTGCCAGGCGCTACCGATGCGGGTCTGTTCTTCAAGCCTGCACAAATGCTGTCGATTGGTAAATCGACCAAAAACCCGGAAGCCGCCGCCAGGCTGATTAACTTTCTGCTGAACAGCAAAGAGGGTGTCGATTCACTGGGTCTGGAGCGCGGCGTACCGCTGAGCAAAGCGGCGGTACAGTTCCTGACGCAAGACGGTACGATTAAAGAGAACGATCCGTCGGTAGCGGGCCTGCGTCTGGCGCAGTCTTTGCCAGCAAAACTCTCCGTCTCGCCATATTTCGACGATCCGCAGATTGTGGCTCAGTTCGGCACCTCTTTGCAGTACATCGACTATGGTCAGAAAACCGTGGAAGAGGCTGCGGTTGACTTCCAGCGCCAGGCTGAGCGTATATTGAAGCGCGCCATGCGCTAA